The DNA segment AGAATCTGACTTCTTCTTCCAAGTGGTGTTTGTGGCAACGGCGATGTCGATTGTCTCTGGCGCCGTGGCGGAGCGGATGAAGTTATGGGCTTTCCTGTTCTTCTCCGTGGTGATGACAGGCATTATCTACCCTGTTGAAGGCTACTGGACTTGGGGTAAAGGCTTTATCTCTAGCTTAGGTTTTGTGGACTTTGCGGGTAGCGGTATTGTGCATATGACAGGCGCTGCGGCGGCTATCGCTGGGGTGTTATTGCTCGGTGCTCGTAAGGGCAAATACGGCCCTAACGGCCAAGTGAATCCGATTCCAGGCTCTAACCTGCCAATGGCAACCTTAGGGATGTTTATCCTGTGGATGGGCTGGTTTGGTTTCAACGGTGGCTCACAATTAATGGTTTCAGATGCGGCCAACGCTAGCTCTGTCGCTAAAGTCTTCGTGAACACCAACACCGCGGCCGCTTTTGGTGCTATCTCTGCCCTAGTTGTGTGCAAAATGATTTGGGGTAAAGCGGACTTAACTATGATCCTCAACGGCATTCTGGCGGGCTTAGTGGCGATTACTGCCGATCCGCTGTCGCCTTCGCTGCTGATGGCTGGGGTAATTGGTGTGGTTGCTGGTGGTTTAGTGGTGTTCTCTATCGTGGGTCTGGACAGAATCAAGATCGACGACCCAGTGGGCGCGATTTCTGTGCACGGTGTTGCGGGTTTCCTCGGTTTGATGTGTGTCCCCTTATCGAATGCCGACGCCACTATCACAGCGCAATTAACTGGCGCAGCGATTATCTTCGCATGGGTATTTAGCGCGTCGTTTGCGGTGTGGTTTGTACTGAAGATGACTATGGGCATCCGTGTTTCTGAGGAAGAAGAATATAACGGTATGGATGCATCTGACTGTGGTATCGACGCTTACCCAGAGTTTGTGACTGTCAAAAGTGCAGGCTAACGGGTATTGATATCACTTGATGCCTCTAAGGGATAAGAGGATAGTAAAGCAGAGCCTAGTGCTCTGCTTTTTTATGGGTCTTCGACTGTCATGCTGATACCACAAGGAGCGAATGATGCGCTTAATCTTTGATTCCACTGGACAACTCAGACGCACCTGCTTGCTTGGTGGCATTCTGAGTGCACTCATAGCCTTGCCCGCTTTGGCGGGGCAAGTCGTAGTGACCCGCTCGGATGAGCCTTTCGATGCTTTTGCCGTGCGCGATCAAGTGTTGAAAGATTATGAATGGCAGGAATCTTTGCGAAGACAGGAGCAAATTCAAATTCTGCAGGCCTTGCCACTCGGTTGTATTGCCCAGGTAAAGCCTTACCCTTACTTCACTTGTGGTCAGGATAACTACCGCCCCTATCGTTATCAGCAGCAGGATGTGTATATCAAGGTTGACCCTCCGGCGCAGCGTTAACCTTTAAGCTGCCTCAATCCTTTGTGGCAGGCCATTATTTTTTGTAACCATTTTATGACGTCTTTTTGGCCAAGTGTAATAAGCTCAAATAGGAGCCTTATGGTCTGGGGGACGTATTATGATACAACTGCGCACCATCTCTAGCGGTATATTCTGCTCATTATTACTTTTACTATTATGGGGTTGTAGCTCGACTGCCCCCAAACCAAATGATGATGAGATAGATGCCCTATTGGCAGATTCGTTATTTAAATCTGTCAGCAATATTCCTAGTGTCGAGGATATTTTCAGCCTTCCGCCCTCGGTTGCAACCGATGTCCGGCGCGCCTACGACCGCTACAGCTTATCGACTAAAAACCCCGTCGCGGTGCATGAATGGTTAGCCAGTTATATCAATGCCAATCAGCTCGGCGGCCACAGCGATTTTCACTATCAAGATAATTTGACTCAAACCGCCAGCGAAACCTACGCCCAGCGCGCGGGGAATTGTATGTCGCTGGTGGTGATGACATCGGCACTCGCGGATGTGTTTAAAATTGGCACTGAGTTTCAGGATATTGCGATTGAACCCGTATGGGACAAACAGGGCGAGTTTTATCTGATTAACGGCCATGTCAATCTACGCTTGCTACCCGCCGAGAGCGTGCACACTGTGTATGTGTCGGCCCATGCAATTCTGGTCGACTTTATGCCCGAGCGCGCCCTGCGAGGCTACAACAAAGTGCAAATCAATCGCCAGACCTTAACCAGTATGTTCTATAACAATATGGCCGCCGAATCCTTGGTCGAAGGGGATTTAGACCGCGCCTATGCGCTGATTAAAGCGGGCTTAAAATCAGGACACTTTATTCCAGCGCTCAACACCTTAGCCGTGATTTATCGCCACAAGGGCGATGAAAAGCGGGCCGAGCAAGTCTATCGCTATGCACTCAAATATGATGCCGATGATATGACGACGCTCTATAACTTGGCGGTGATTTTAGGTGAGCAGGGCCGTTTGGAAGAGTGGGCACAGGTCAATAAAGTGCTGGAGTTAGCGCGTATTCGTAATCCTTATTACTACTACGATATGGGTGAGCAGGCCTATGACGAGCACCAATACAGCGAGGCGCTCGCTTGGTATCAAAGGGCCGTGGATAAAGCCGATTATCGCCATGAGTTTTTCTTTGGCCTGTCACGCACCTATTGGGCGCTGGGGGATGAAAAGCGCGCCAAACTCAATATGGAAAAAGCCATGGCTCTAAGCCGCGAAGCCACAGATAAACATCGCTATCAGGCAAAACTGCAGGCCATGCAGCAACATTAATCCTTTACTCAACCTCCTTTGTTTGCGTTTGACTACTGGCAAAGGAGGTTTTTTATTTCCGCTTTCACCACCGCTTGCTTCCAACCCCAACACTCGTTTGGCTTTAGTTTGCATATCACATTGAAATATTTGAATTTGTATTTTTTAAAAATATGTTAAAACAATACGTTATATTTGATTTCTTGAAATGGAGACAACTTGGTTGCATTAGCGGCGCAGACTGGATAAATTGAACTCAGTATTGCAGTTGAGATCCCCTATTGCAGCGATAAAAATAGCCTAAACACGAGAGTTGGAGCAGTAAATTATGTATTACCAAAATGATGACGTTCGCATTAATGAAGTCAAAGAGTTACTTCCACCTATTGCGATTCTAGAACGATTTCCTGCCTCCGAAAACGCTGCTGCAACTGTGTTTAACGCCCGTCAAAGCATTCATAACATTCTTGCCCGCCAAGATGATCGTTTGTTAGTGGTCATTGGTCCTTGCTCAATTCACGATCCTAAGGCCGCATTGGAATATGGCCAGCGACTGGTTGCGCTCAGAGAACGTTATCAAGATCAGCTCGAAGTGGTGATGCGTGTTTATTTTGAAAAGCCGCGTACTACAGTGGGTTGGAAGGGGCTCATCAACGATCCTTATATGGATAACAGCTTCAAGCTGAACGATGGTTTACGTACCGCGCGTAAACTTTTAGTCGATTTGAATGACTCTGGCATGCCTACCGCAGGTGAGTTTCTCGATATGATCACTCCGCAATATGTGGCGGATATGATGTGCTGGGGCGCGATTGGTGCGCGCACCACAGAATCGCAGGTGCACCGTGAATTAGCTTCTGGGTTATCTTGCCCTGTAGGCTTTAAAAATGGCACTGACGGCACGATCAAGGTGGCGATTGATGCTATCGGCGCCGCGAATGCGCCGCACCACTTCTTATCGGTAACCAAATTTGGCCATTCGGCGATTGTGTCGACCAAAGGTAATCCTGATTGCCATATCATTTTGCGTGGCGGCCGTGAGCCTAATTACAGTGCCAGCCATGTTGCGCAGATCAGCGAACAACTGAAAAAGGCCAAGCTTGTCGATAACATTATGATCGACTTTAGCCATGCCAATAGCAGCAAACAATATCAACGCCAGATGGATGTCGCGAACGATGTGGCCGAGCAAGTGGCCGCGGGTAATAAGGCAATTTTCGGTGTGATGGTTGAAAGCCACTTAGTGGAAGGTCGCCAAGATCTGATTGAAGGCCAGGCGTTATGTTATGGCCAGAGTATTACGGATGCCTGTATTGGCTGGGATGATACCGAGGGTCTGTTAGATGTGTTAAATCAGAGCGTTATTGCACGCCGCCAGCGGGTCTAAGTCCTGAAAAGCTCAAAAATAAAGGCGCTATTCTGGCGCCTTTATTTTTATTATTTTTTGCTCATTTCGGCTAAGTATTCGTTAGCTTTGGCCAAGCTACCAAAAGCTGCAATGAGGTTATTTCTGCCTTTGTCCTGAATTTCTGGATTGCCAGATTCGATCATCATCCACACCCAAGTTTGGATCAGTGGTAATGGCGGGTATTGAACTTTAGCGGAATCCAACATAAAGCTTCCTTCGATCTTAATTTATTAGAATTATCGTTAGTGTTATCGCAGAACGAGTGCAGCACGGCATATACACACGGATCTACGGCCAGAGATTTGCAAATCCTGCTGCTAGCGATCTTAAGTCCATAGGGCATTTTGGGTAAAACCGACAAAATATTCAACAGTAGAACCCTTGATGTTAGGCCTATTTTAACGGTTACTGTTCTGATATAGCCAAGCTTGATTCAGAATTTTTTTACCTTAATATTCGCGTTGCGAACTCTCTGAGCGTAAGTCGTTAGCATGACATTTTTATTTCGATAAGCCAGAGAGATTTTGCCAAGATGGCCGCTTTTTGTCTGTCAGAAAAATCTGATTGATTTTATTCAAACTTTCCCTGTTTGGTTTCGCCTTAACGTGCGCCATGCTGCTACAATTGAGCGACTTTGGCAAAGGTTTAGACATATGCGCCCAACACTGTATTTTGAAGGTCCCATCGATAAGCTCAATTGGCACGTAGTTAAGTTGCTCTGGCCTTATTTGCTCGAGTACAAGGGCCGAGTGGCATTGGCCATGTCTTGTCTTATCGTTGCTAAGCTTGCCAGCGTGGGCTTGCCCTTTATTCTTAAAGATTTAGTCGATACTTTGGATGCCAATAAGACCGCGCAGGCATTGAGTGTGCCCATCGGGTTGGTATTAGCCTATGGCGCGGTGCGACTATTAACTGTGATCACGGGTGAAATCCGCGACACACTCTTTGGCCGTGTCACTGAGCGGGCCATTCGCCGTTTGGGCTTAGCGGTGTTCGATCACTTACATCGACTCGATTTGGATTTTCACTTAGAGCGGCGCACAGGCGGCTTGTCGAGGGATATTGAGCGCGGCACCAGTGGCGTGAGTTTCTTGATGCGCTTTATGGTGTTTAACATAGTGCCGACCCTGCTCGAAATCGCCATGGTTATTGGTATTTTCTTTTTTAATTATGGCATTGCCTTCGCCGCGATCACTTTTACCTCAGTGATGGCCTACATCTGGTTTTCGGTGGTGGCGACAGAGTGGCGCACCGAATACGTCCGCGATGCGGCCAAGGCCGACTCACTCTCCAACACCCGCGCCATCGACAGTCTGCTCAACTATGAAACCGTGAAGTATTTTAATAATGAAAAGTATGAATCGGATCGATATGACCAAGCTTTAGATCAATGGGAAGTGGCTAAACGTAAGAATCGTTTATCGCTATTTGCCCTCAACGGTGGGCAGGCGCTGATTATTGCGTTGGCGATGACGGCGATGATGGCGTTAGCCGCCTATAAAGTGACCAATAATGAGATGACCTTAGGTGACTTTGTATTGGTCAATGCCTTTATGATGCAGCTCTTTATGCCGCTCAACTTTTTGGGATTTGTCTACCGTGAAATCCGTGGCGCCTTAGCCAATATTGAGCGGATGTTCAGTCTGCTCGATAAGCATCCTCGTATAGTGGATAAACCCGATGCCTTAGACTTTGAGCCTAAGCGCGGCGAGCTTAGTTTTGAACATGTGAGTTTTAGCTACGATGACAGGCCCATCTTGCGCAACGTCAGCTTTAAGGTGGCGGCGGGGAAAAAGTCGCCGTCGTTGGAGATAGCGGCGCCGGAAAATCAACACTCATCAAGTTGTTGTTCCGTTTTTACGATGTGGAGCAAGGGCGCATTTTGATTGACGGGCAAGATATTCGTCACTTAACCCAAGATGCACTGCGCCGTGCTATTGCCATAGTGCCGCAGGATACTGTGTTATTTAATGATTCCTTAGTGGAGAACATTCGTTATGGCCGCCCCGATGCGACAGATGAAGAAGTGCGCCATGCCATCAAACTCGCACATTTAGAGCATTTTATCGCGTCGCTCTCCCAAGGTTGGGATACCAAAGTGGGTGAGCGGGGCTTAAAGCTTTCGGGCGGAGAGAAACAGCGTGTGGCCATTGCGCGGGCGATTTTAAAAGGCTCCCCAGTGTTAGTGTTTGATGAGGCCACATCCTCCCTCGATAGCCGTTCGGAACAAGCTATTCTGTCGGCACTGCGCGAGGTCGCGAAAGGGCATACCAGCTTAGTGGTGGCGCATAGGTTATCGACCATAGTCGACGCCGACCAAATCGTGGTCTTAAGCCAAGGGGAAATTGTCGAGCAGGGGAATCATCAGTCTTTACTGGCTCAGGATGGTTTATACGCTAAGTTGTGGCGCATACAAAATGAGCAACAGCAGCTTTCGGTAGAAGTGTAACAGCGTTGGGACAATTCAGTTTTTATTCAGGTTCGGCTCTCTATACTCAAATCCAAGCAAATAATGATAAGAGGTGCTTGGCATGGAAAATATGGCATTAAGAGTCAATATTGAAGGCAGAGAAGAGAAAGTAAGCACAGACTGGTTTGCGATTATGGCAACCCTTAAAAAACGCGGTGTGGATTATGATTCGCTACAACGCATTCACGCAGAGTTAAATGCAGGCCTTAAAGTGACCACAAGACGTTTAACTCTGGCAAAATTGAATCAAGAACTTGAATTAGCTGGGATTATCCGTAAAACCAATGAATATAATGCAGATATTCGTGGTGGGTATTAGAGAGTATCACTGCTGAAACAAAACAAGGGAATATAAGAAATTATATTCCCTTTGGTTTTTCTGCCTTCCAACCTTCACACAACAGATTGAATTTGGTGGTCGATTCGTCGATTCGCGTGAGCCGAATGACTTGGCCTTCACGAAAACACACTAGTTCGCCTTCGATCTCGGTCAAGCGATTACAGCTCTTACAGCTTGTGCTGGCAGTCTTACTGTCGGGCATATGGCTTACAAAGCTTGCTTTCACAGTGTTTCCTTAACTTAATATGCAGTTGTTTAATCTCATGCGTGCATCACGGATCTTACCCCTTTTGTGATACGCATTCAAATTACCTCTTGCTAAATTAACTTTAGACTAAAGTCGTACAAAATGCATACAGAGTTAGGTTACTTATTGATTGATATGGGAATAGTACTTATCCAATGAAACCGACAAACCGCTCTCGAGTACAATCCTCACATGGGATGGCTTGAGTTGTCTTGGCTCTGTCACACCGCAGGAGTGGGCTATCAAGGCTAAATCGTGGTGCAGGTTATGGTTATAGTTGGCGACACGCGTCGATTTATCTCTAGGAGCAAGACCTTGCTGGAGTTTCTTATTGTGAGTCGTGATACCCGTTGGACAGGTATCTTTGTTGCATTGCAGTGCTTGAATACATCCGAGGGCAAACATATTGCCACGGGCTGAGGCGATAAAGTCCGCACCTAAGGCCAGCGCCCAAGCCACCCGCGATGGCACTATGAGTTTACCCGAGGCGATCACTTTAATGCGTTTACGTAGCCCACGCTGAATTAAGATATTCACCAGTATGGGCAGGCTTTCCTTGAGTGGCAGTCCCACATAATCCATTAAGGGTTGAGGGGCGGCGCCTGTGCCGCCATCGGCACTGTCTAAGGTAAAAAAGTCCGGGGCGGATGCTTCGCCACGGCGCTCAATTTCATCGCAAAAATCTTCGAGCCATTGCACGTCCCCAAGTACGGCCTTAATGCCGGTGGGTTTACCCGTGACCTCACGCACTCTGGCAATCATATCCAGAATGTCAGCCACATTTTTAAACTCGATATGACCATTGGGGCTTATGGAATCATGGCCCTGCGGGATACCGCGAATTTTGGCGATCTCCTCGGTGACTTTGATTCCCGGTAAGATACCGCCCTTGCCTGGTTTGGCGCCTTGGCTCATTTTGATTTCAAACATTTTAACTTCAGGGTGTGCGGCGATCTCTTTGAGCTTGTCATCGTCTAAATGGCCGTGCTCATTACGTACACCATATTTAGCGGTACCAATTTGAAAGACTAAGTCGCAGCCACCTTTTAAATGATAAGGACTTAAGCCACCTTCACCGGTATTTAACCAACATCCCGCCTGCGCTGCGCCGTGGGATAAGGCGGTGACGGCAGGGCGTGATAGGGCGCCGAAGCTCATGGCGGAGATATGGCAAATGGCCTTAGTGGTGTAAGGCTCACGGCAATGGGGGCCAATGGTTTGAGGCAGAATTGGAGTGATATCTTCATCTTGAGTCGGAAAGGCGGTATTCATAAACATGATGGCGCCCGTGCTGTCTAGTGGGCGTGTCGACCCAAAGGCGATGGTTCTGTCGACATTTTTCGCGGCGCGATATACCCAGCTCCGCTCGGCGCGGTTAAAGGGCAATTCTTCCCTGTCCTGTGCGAAAAAATATTGTCTAAAAAACTCACCTTGTTTCTCAAATAAATACCGAAAGCGACCTATCACAGGGTAGTTGTGGCGCACGGCCTGTTTGGTTTGTAGCTTGTCGGCGATGTACATATAGACGACAGCGAGGGCGCCTAAACCAATGAGAATTAAAAAGAGTCCTGAGAAGAGATCCAGTCCCCACATAAACCAATTGAGTTCTTGCATCTTGTTATCCTCTATTCGTGTCCATAACGGGTGGAGATAAGGCTCGCTGGCTGTCCATCATGGATGGAGAGTAAAAACAGCTGGCTGTAATCATCTTCTGCGATGGTGGGGATTTCAGGGCCGCCAAGGGCCTTGATGATCAGTGGGACGGTATTGGAATGCCCCGCGATTAAGCTGTTACCTTTAACGGCATGTACTTGTTCAACTATCTGCTGAATATGGACTTCGATTAGTTTTTCTGCTGCGACCACGGTAATGGGTAAATGCCGCTCCGCAGACATAGGCAATAAGGTTTGCTGGGTTCTTTGATATTGGGTCGCGATCAGTTGCGAGATCTGTGTCCTTTGCAAGGCGCTAACCAGCGCGAGGGCACGTGCATGGCCATCATCTGAAAGTGTAGGATCGCCTGCTGGAGCTTCGGCTTTTTCGGCATGTCTCACCAAAATAATCAATCGATTATCGGCAAAAGCTTGATTGTTGGCGCTGAGTCCAATGCTAGTAAAGAGTAACAGGCCTAACAGCTGAGTGTGTAATAGCCGAGGGGCATTGAAGCTGTTGATGCGTAAGGAGTGGGTAACAGCTGTTAACCATTGGGGAATTGCCATGCCGTATATCCTTATCTAATGGGGTATGCAAGTGTGACACTGAGGCGAGTAGATTCATCATGGGTATCATTGCCTTAGGTTGTGATGGTACTGCAATTTATAAAATTACTAAAGTTGCTCAATTTTTGGTCGATAATAAAGTCATCCCAAATTGAATGGATTAGCATCATGGAAATCAACAACCCTGCACAGGTACAGACTCCTTCTACGCCCCATAAGAAGTATGCTGACAATGCCGCTGCTAATAGTGAAAAGACGAAAAATGTGGAAGCGCCCGGCAAACAGACTGCATACCAAACCAGTAAGCAGCTAATGAACCAGGCTATTTTGTCGGCACAGGAAGAAGTGAGTCTAAAATCCGGTGATCAATCCATGGCGTTACTTTATCGCGCGGCAATTGAAGCGATAGATAAAGAATTAGCGCCTTCGATGGGGCCAAATGCGACTCAAACTAACTATGACAATCAGGTCGATTATTCTCCCGAGGCGACGGCCGATAGGATTGTGAGTTTTGCGACGCAATTTTTTAGCATTCACCAACAGCAAAATTCGAATATGAGTCTAAATGATCAGCTCGACAGTTTTATGGGCATCATAGGTGGCGCTATCGATAATGGCTTTAAGGAGGCGCGAGATATTTTGTCTGGCCTTAAAGTGCTGCAAGGGGATATCGCCGATGGCGTCGATAAAACCTATGGATTGGTGCAAGAGGGATTGCAGGCCTTCCGAGATAGCTTCAATAAGAAACCAGATGAGACACAAATGGCTAGCGCATAATGTCCCGCGCTTAGCACTCAATGTTGTTGCCATTTCCCTTGTCTTAAGCCCCTTGCAATAAGGGGTTTTTGTTGCGCAGAGAACAGTCTATGCTAGGGGTCTATTTAACGTTTTGCTTGAGGGCGAGTTATGTGGACTAGGGGACGTGTTATTGAACGTATTGATTGGAGTGATAAATTATTTTCGCTGCGGATAGCGGCCGAACTGGCGCCCTTTATTCCGGGTCAATTTATTAAACTCAGTCAGCTGCAAGATGATAAGCGTGTCGCTAGAGCCTATTCCCTGGTTAATTCCCCCGATAAACCCTATGCCGAAATCTTGGCTGTGGCCGTAGAAGAGGGCCAGTTATCCCCACAATTACAAAATCTTGCCATCGGGGATGAAATCGAGATCACCCCCACAGCCACAGGCTTTATGACTTTAGATGAGATCCCTAAGGGGGAAGGGCAAGGCCGTCACTTATGGCTGTTAGCCACGGGCACGGCCGTGGGGCCATTCTTATCTATGCTCGATACAGCCGAGCCTTGGCAGCGTTTCGAAAAAGTCGTACTCGTCTATGGTGTCCGCGAAGCTAAAGATTTAGCTTACCTTGATAAATTAAAGGCTTATTCGGTGCAATATCCTGATCAGTTTATCCTGTGTTTAACCGTCACCCGTGAAAAGCTTGACGATGCACTGCAATGTCGTATCCCCGATGGCTTAGTCTCGGGAGAGATTGAAGCTAAAGTCGGTTTAGCGCTCAGCGCGGCGGATTCACAGGTAATGATTTGTGGTAATCCGGGGATGATCAGTGGCGCACAGGCCGCGTTGCTCGACAAGGGACTCGCAAAGAATTTACGCCGCGCTCCGGGACAAATTACCGTCGAGAAGTATTGGTAATTGGTTGAGTGTTAATGACAAATAATTAGTCTTAATCGTTTTAATGTCAGTCATATAGAAGGATTTTTTGATGAAGTTGCTCTGCTCCCTCGCTTCACCCTATGCTCGCTGTGTTCGCACATTAATCCGTTATTTAGGGATTAAGGATATCGAAGAAGTCTTAGTCAATCCGATGGAAAACACCGCCGAGCTGCTCGATGTTAACCCGCTTGGGCAGATCCCTTGCCTCATCACCAACGATGGTGTGCCTATCTTCGATAGCGAAGTGATTATGCGCTATTTAGACGCCGAATTAGGTGAGCAGCAGATGTTCGGTGGCCAAGTGAATAATTGGGTATTACAGTGCCAATATTCGATGATCAAAGGTCTTATCGATAGCGCAGTAAAATTGCGCCAAGAACAAATGCGTGAAGAGGAAGGGGTAAGATCGGCCTTTTGGACATCGCGTTTTGAGCAAGCGCTGCTGCGTGGTTTGATGCAAATGGAACATCAGAGCGTGATCACTCAGGCAACGATTCAGGCGCCACAATTAGCCTTAATTTGCTTATTAGATTATGTGGATTTCAGACATCCAGAGCTTGATTGGCGTAAAGTGGCTCCCGCGACCTCGCTCTGGTTTAGTGAGATGCGCGATCTCCCAGCGTTTGTGGAAACTCGCCCAGCGTAAAAGGCGTTTAATGGTCTGTCGAGCGGCGGCCTCTATGGGTCTCACGGCGATTATGTTCACCAAACGCGCCGTAGAGATCCTTCGTTATGCCGTAATCGACCCTACGATCATTACCCGTTTGGCGTCTATCATCATAGTGTTGATAGCGGCATTGGCAATTGGCCATAGTGCATTCTTCCATGGGAAGCTCAGGGGCTTCCTTCGATAGAAAACGTTTCCCTTTGAGCTCATCTACCTGATCACAACAACTGCCGTCATTTTCGATACTGACACAGTGGAAGCGGCGATCTTGCCCTGCAACTCGTTGATTTTTATTTTTTGCGGTTTCCATGAGTTTGACAAAGTGCTTGCGCTTTTTAGGGCCTCGCTTGAGTGTCAGCAATGCGAGTAGCGCTACCGCGATGACCAGCAGTAGTAAAACGCCCAACATACCGCCTCCTCATGTATTTTAAGCGAATTAAGGTTCAGTTTAGTTTGGTTTGAGATAATCACCAGTTTTAAGTTTTATTTCATTAAAAACAAAAAGTTAATCAACCTATTGCCCTAGTTCATTTGATCTATTACTCTTGCGCAACTGATAACTATTATCATTAATAGTCTTAAGAATTGACTCACGCTTGCTGTCATCATTTTGGGGAGAAATCGCGAATGAAATGGGTAACTTGTGCCGCTTTACTTGGGTTAATGTCGGTTGCGAATTCGGCTAGCGCTGATGAGACATTAACCGTTTACTCCTACCGTCAGCCGTTTCTGGTTGAACCTATTCTGAAGCGCTTTACGGAGGAAACGGGCATTGGGGTCAATTTTGTCTTTGCGAAAGACGGTATTGCCGAGCGTATCGCCCGCGAAGGCCGTTTATCCCCTGCGGATTTAGTGTTAACTTCAGATTTCTCTCGCTTGGTTGAATTGGTCGACAAAGACCTGACGGCTCCCGTGAAAAGTGAGCAGCTCAATAGCAATATCCCCGCGCAATACCGCGATCCCGATGGACAATGGTATGCCTTAACGATGCGTGTGCGTAATCTCTATACGGCAAAAGATCGCCTCGGCCCACAAGCCATCAGCTACGAAGAGTTGGCCGATCCTAAGTACAAAGGCAAGATCTGTACGCGCAGTGGTAAGCACCCTTATAACATCGCCTTAGTGGCGTCTATGATCGCCCACCACGGTGAGGCCGACACTAAGACTTGGTTGCAAGGTGTGAAAACCAACTTAGCACGCAAGCCTCAAGGTAACGATAGGGCGCAGGTGAAGGCGGTTAAAGAGGGCTTATGTGATATCGCCATTGGTAACAGCTACTACTATGGCAATATGCTGCAAGATCCAGAGCAAAAGAGCTGGGCAGAGGCAGTGGTGATTAACTTCCCGAACCAAGCCGATCGCGGTGCCCATGTGAACGTTTCTGGTATGGTGCTCACTCGCCATGCGCCGAATAAAGACAATGCAATCAAGTTGATGGAGTTTCTGTCTGCGGATGTGGCACAAAAAGCCTATGCCGAAGTGAACATGGAGTATCCAGTCAAAGCCGATGTCGCGCCTTCAACCTTGGTCGCCTCTTGGGGCGAGTTTAAATCCGACCAATTACCGATTTTCAAACTGGCGGAATACCATCAAGCGGCGGTGAAACTGTTAGATGAAGTTCAGTTCGATCTCTAGTTGAGCGCTTATAACGACTAGAAATAGTAAAAGTGAAAAGTGCGCCTTGATTGGCGCACTTAGGTTAAAGGAT comes from the Shewanella seohaensis genome and includes:
- a CDS encoding ferredoxin--NADP reductase gives rise to the protein MWTRGRVIERIDWSDKLFSLRIAAELAPFIPGQFIKLSQLQDDKRVARAYSLVNSPDKPYAEILAVAVEEGQLSPQLQNLAIGDEIEITPTATGFMTLDEIPKGEGQGRHLWLLATGTAVGPFLSMLDTAEPWQRFEKVVLVYGVREAKDLAYLDKLKAYSVQYPDQFILCLTVTREKLDDALQCRIPDGLVSGEIEAKVGLALSAADSQVMICGNPGMISGAQAALLDKGLAKNLRRAPGQITVEKYW
- a CDS encoding glutathione S-transferase, with the translated sequence MKLLCSLASPYARCVRTLIRYLGIKDIEEVLVNPMENTAELLDVNPLGQIPCLITNDGVPIFDSEVIMRYLDAELGEQQMFGGQVNNWVLQCQYSMIKGLIDSAVKLRQEQMREEEGVRSAFWTSRFEQALLRGLMQMEHQSVITQATIQAPQLALICLLDYVDFRHPELDWRKVAPATSLWFSEMRDLPAFVETRPA
- a CDS encoding Fe(3+) ABC transporter substrate-binding protein, whose amino-acid sequence is MKWVTCAALLGLMSVANSASADETLTVYSYRQPFLVEPILKRFTEETGIGVNFVFAKDGIAERIAREGRLSPADLVLTSDFSRLVELVDKDLTAPVKSEQLNSNIPAQYRDPDGQWYALTMRVRNLYTAKDRLGPQAISYEELADPKYKGKICTRSGKHPYNIALVASMIAHHGEADTKTWLQGVKTNLARKPQGNDRAQVKAVKEGLCDIAIGNSYYYGNMLQDPEQKSWAEAVVINFPNQADRGAHVNVSGMVLTRHAPNKDNAIKLMEFLSADVAQKAYAEVNMEYPVKADVAPSTLVASWGEFKSDQLPIFKLAEYHQAAVKLLDEVQFDL